From the genome of Clostridium sp. BNL1100, one region includes:
- a CDS encoding spore germination protein has translation MSKKKGFIKTLFSYITYKEKKPVKQFYVPEIDNEDTKTEQEKNTTIKRESLKNRRIKRPVPVSESNKENKPEYEKADDEKISINIEENIKYIKHKFNSPVNKDIIIRELTVAKKYKAFIAYIDGMVDRITINNFILRALMVNDDKFDEDSDDKCKLDFILSNILQTNQAKKVDNPDEFMYEILSGNTLLYVDGCNFYISNETKGYDKRGVEKPLIEGVVLGSQEAFNENLRTNVTLIRKLVKNNNLTTEFIKVGNVNKQLCAVMSINGITNPAIIEEVKRRIKNIKSDMVLGDGILEQFIEDNPYSIVPTILSTERPDRTASHLLEGKVAILVEGAPFAKIVPVTLPSLMHSPEDSYMRWPYGTLIRLIRFIAAFIATLLPGLYVAITNFHQEMIPTELLIAIAKAKENVPFPTIVEVVLMELSFELIREAGIRIPGIIGNTLGIIGALILGQAAVQANIVSPVLIIVVSVTGLGNFAIPNYSLALAARVSRFCFIILGALLGFYGISIGIALFAILITNIKSFGVPFFAPIAPKTKESSDLFIKKPAWQQIYRPDYLNALKQKRQAKISRQWTEDEPKYSYERDEDDD, from the coding sequence ATGAGTAAAAAGAAAGGTTTTATAAAAACTCTGTTTTCTTATATAACGTATAAAGAAAAAAAACCTGTAAAACAATTTTATGTTCCTGAGATAGATAATGAAGATACTAAAACCGAGCAAGAAAAAAATACTACCATAAAACGAGAAAGTCTAAAAAACAGAAGGATTAAGAGGCCTGTTCCTGTTTCAGAATCAAATAAAGAAAATAAGCCTGAATATGAAAAGGCTGACGATGAGAAAATATCTATAAACATTGAAGAAAATATAAAATATATAAAGCATAAATTTAATTCTCCTGTTAATAAAGATATTATTATAAGGGAGTTGACGGTCGCAAAAAAGTACAAAGCATTTATTGCATATATTGACGGAATGGTTGACAGGATAACCATAAACAACTTTATTTTAAGGGCGCTAATGGTAAACGACGACAAATTCGATGAAGATTCTGATGATAAATGCAAGCTGGATTTTATATTGTCCAACATATTGCAGACCAATCAGGCAAAAAAAGTAGATAATCCCGATGAATTTATGTACGAAATTCTCTCAGGAAATACACTTTTATATGTTGATGGGTGTAACTTTTATATTTCCAATGAAACAAAAGGCTATGACAAAAGGGGAGTAGAAAAACCTCTTATAGAAGGAGTGGTTCTTGGATCACAGGAAGCATTCAATGAAAATCTGAGAACAAACGTAACCCTTATCAGAAAATTGGTGAAAAATAACAACCTTACTACCGAATTTATTAAGGTTGGAAATGTAAACAAACAGTTATGTGCGGTTATGTCAATAAACGGAATAACTAATCCTGCAATAATAGAAGAGGTAAAGCGAAGAATAAAAAACATCAAAAGCGATATGGTTCTTGGGGACGGAATTTTAGAACAGTTTATAGAGGATAATCCATATTCAATTGTGCCCACCATATTAAGTACTGAAAGGCCTGACCGAACCGCTTCGCACTTACTGGAAGGAAAGGTCGCAATACTTGTTGAAGGAGCACCCTTTGCAAAGATTGTTCCTGTAACTCTTCCATCTCTAATGCATAGCCCAGAGGATTCATATATGAGATGGCCATATGGCACCTTAATAAGGCTAATAAGGTTTATAGCCGCATTTATTGCTACATTACTGCCGGGTCTTTATGTTGCCATTACCAATTTCCATCAGGAAATGATACCTACAGAGCTTCTTATTGCCATAGCAAAGGCAAAAGAGAATGTACCGTTTCCAACAATAGTTGAGGTAGTATTAATGGAATTATCCTTTGAACTTATAAGGGAGGCTGGTATAAGGATTCCAGGTATAATCGGTAACACACTGGGTATTATTGGTGCATTGATTCTCGGACAGGCTGCCGTTCAGGCAAATATTGTAAGCCCCGTTTTGATAATAGTTGTTTCGGTAACTGGCCTTGGCAACTTTGCAATACCCAATTACAGTCTGGCATTAGCAGCGAGAGTATCCCGTTTCTGCTTTATTATTTTGGGAGCGTTACTTGGATTTTATGGAATAAGCATTGGAATTGCTTTGTTTGCTATACTGATTACCAATATCAAATCATTTGGAGTGCCATTTTTTGCTCCTATTGCCCCTAAAACAAAAGAAAGCAGTGACTTATTCATTAAAAAACCTGCATGGCAGCAAATTTACAGACCGGATTATTTAAATGCTTTAAAACAGAAAAGACAAGCCAAGATATCAAGACAGTGGACTGAGGATGAGCCAAAATACAGCTATGAAAGGGATGAAGATGATGATTAA
- a CDS encoding VOC family protein encodes MKSIIPNISVNNCQEAMEFYKNVFGGELKNVKIADTEEMFKGHEGKVMHSELHVGKNCVIYLTDIFGDKSQSSHIQMILGMDSKQEIEKVYADLIKEGKAEYELQKTFWGAYHAVVRDKYGITWGLDYNENN; translated from the coding sequence ATGAAAAGTATAATACCCAATATATCAGTAAATAATTGCCAAGAAGCTATGGAATTCTATAAAAATGTTTTTGGCGGAGAACTAAAAAATGTTAAAATTGCGGATACAGAGGAAATGTTCAAAGGACATGAAGGTAAGGTAATGCATTCAGAGCTTCATGTCGGCAAAAATTGTGTTATATATCTTACAGACATTTTCGGTGACAAATCACAAAGCTCTCATATTCAGATGATACTTGGAATGGATTCAAAGCAGGAAATAGAGAAGGTATATGCAGACCTTATAAAGGAAGGAAAGGCGGAATATGAACTTCAGAAGACCTTTTGGGGAGCGTACCATGCTGTAGTAAGGGATAAGTACGGAATAACATGGGGATTGGATTATAATGAAAATAACTAA
- a CDS encoding pyridoxal phosphate-dependent aminotransferase produces MISKKISHNLANSSMIRAMFEEGEKLRKIYGADKVYDFSLGNPDPEPPFEVKSAIMELAGSSEQKMHAYMNNAGYPEVRETIAQKINSETGLNLSFTNVVMTVGAGGALNIVLKTLLNPGEEVIVFAPFFVEYTSYIDNHGGKTVILNTDFKTFLPDPELLRAKITPSTKAIIINTPNNPTGVVYGRDTLESIAKVLEDKSNEYGNTIYLISDEPYRKLAYDVEIPNILTIYKNSIMIDCFSKSLSLPGERMGYIATNPEADDVATLMSGLIYCNRVLGFVNAPALFQKVIAKSINSLVDINIYKERRDLLYNSLTEFGYECVKPDGAFYLFPKALIPDDIEFKNRAVKYNLLIVPGSGFGAPGYFRLAYCVSLETIKNSLPAFEALAKEFK; encoded by the coding sequence ATGATATCTAAAAAAATAAGCCATAATCTGGCTAATTCATCAATGATAAGAGCGATGTTTGAGGAAGGTGAAAAGTTAAGAAAAATATATGGAGCGGACAAGGTTTATGACTTTTCGCTGGGCAATCCTGATCCTGAGCCTCCTTTTGAGGTTAAATCTGCCATCATGGAACTTGCAGGCTCCAGCGAGCAAAAAATGCATGCCTACATGAACAATGCAGGATATCCGGAAGTAAGGGAAACTATTGCTCAGAAAATAAACAGTGAAACAGGACTAAATTTAAGCTTTACCAATGTTGTTATGACTGTCGGTGCAGGAGGTGCTTTAAATATTGTTCTTAAAACACTGCTTAACCCAGGTGAAGAAGTAATAGTATTTGCACCGTTTTTTGTAGAGTATACTTCTTATATCGATAACCACGGAGGAAAAACGGTAATCCTTAACACTGATTTCAAAACCTTCCTTCCTGACCCTGAGCTTTTAAGAGCCAAAATAACTCCTAGTACCAAGGCAATTATTATAAATACACCTAACAATCCTACAGGTGTTGTTTATGGAAGAGATACTTTAGAAAGTATTGCGAAAGTTTTAGAGGATAAGAGCAATGAGTACGGAAATACTATTTATCTTATATCCGACGAACCATATAGGAAACTTGCTTATGATGTTGAGATTCCTAATATTTTAACAATTTATAAAAATTCAATAATGATTGACTGTTTCAGTAAATCATTATCACTTCCCGGTGAACGTATGGGATATATCGCTACAAATCCTGAAGCGGACGACGTAGCTACCCTAATGAGCGGTCTTATTTACTGCAACAGAGTGCTAGGCTTTGTTAACGCCCCCGCCCTGTTCCAGAAAGTTATCGCAAAATCTATTAACTCATTAGTTGACATAAATATTTACAAAGAGAGAAGAGATTTATTGTATAACAGTCTTACTGAATTCGGTTATGAATGTGTTAAGCCTGACGGAGCCTTTTATCTGTTCCCGAAAGCACTAATTCCTGACGATATTGAATTTAAAAACCGTGCTGTAAAATACAATCTGCTTATTGTACCGGGTTCAGGGTTTGGAGCACCGGGCTACTTCCGGCTTGCATACTGTGTAAGTCTTGAAACAATTAAAAACTCTCTGCCGGCCTTTGAAGCTCTTGCAAAAGAATTTAAATAA
- a CDS encoding family 43 glycosylhydrolase, with protein MIRKIAVLFMVMLAVLILGTSVAFADIGIINNGTNFGGVQAHGGSIIKVGDTYYWYGENRNTNNLFVSVKVYSSTDLVNWVDRGNALSSTSAAELNSCNIERPKVMYNASTNQYVMWMHYENGRDYSLARAAVAYSTSPTGPFTYLGSFRPNNNMSRDCTTFVDTDGTGYFISAANENADLIVYRLTSDYKSIASQVVTLWPGQKREAPCMFKRDNTYYLITSGCTGWSPNQQKYATSTSISSGWTGLTNLGNATCYDSQGACVFPVGQNFVYLTDRWAGAWGGKVSDSSYLMMPLLFNETSVSLNYTDTVKVAAEFGAIANDYRKYTFEGVLTNADPYQWNVSQPASTDLQVLSVDGDKALQMSDSTTSNYCYAYKDFPAKKGIVTFNVSFKYANTGRWDRIRFYNGTNIGIDIINFEEGLGWLTGTSTRNVIQMISANAWYNLKIVADTSTQKFDAYINDILIKSGCPFTGSAAQFDRIALDTGNSFTNTAVYDDIIIN; from the coding sequence ATGATTAGAAAAATAGCCGTTTTATTTATGGTTATGCTTGCTGTGCTTATATTAGGCACCTCTGTGGCTTTTGCTGATATTGGCATAATCAATAACGGAACAAATTTCGGAGGAGTACAGGCGCACGGTGGGAGCATCATCAAGGTTGGTGATACATATTATTGGTATGGAGAAAACCGTAATACAAATAACCTGTTTGTATCAGTGAAGGTTTACTCATCTACCGATCTAGTTAACTGGGTAGACAGAGGCAATGCTTTATCCAGTACATCTGCGGCAGAGCTTAACTCCTGTAATATTGAAAGACCGAAAGTTATGTACAATGCATCAACTAATCAATATGTAATGTGGATGCATTACGAAAACGGTAGGGACTATTCATTAGCAAGGGCAGCTGTAGCATACAGTACAAGTCCGACAGGGCCATTTACTTATCTCGGAAGTTTCAGACCCAATAATAATATGTCAAGAGATTGTACTACCTTTGTGGATACTGATGGTACAGGCTATTTTATCTCTGCTGCAAACGAAAATGCTGATTTGATAGTTTACAGGCTGACATCTGATTATAAATCAATAGCCTCACAAGTGGTAACTCTTTGGCCGGGACAAAAAAGAGAAGCTCCATGTATGTTTAAACGTGACAATACATATTATCTGATAACATCAGGATGCACGGGATGGAGTCCAAACCAGCAGAAATATGCTACTTCCACATCAATATCCTCAGGATGGACGGGCTTAACAAACCTAGGAAATGCAACCTGCTATGACTCTCAGGGGGCGTGTGTTTTTCCGGTAGGACAAAATTTTGTTTACCTCACTGATAGATGGGCCGGTGCGTGGGGAGGAAAAGTCAGTGATTCGTCATACCTGATGATGCCTTTACTATTTAATGAAACATCAGTATCTCTAAACTACACTGATACGGTAAAGGTTGCAGCAGAATTTGGTGCTATTGCTAATGATTATCGCAAGTATACTTTCGAAGGAGTGCTGACAAACGCTGATCCATATCAATGGAATGTAAGTCAACCTGCATCGACTGATTTACAAGTGCTTTCGGTAGACGGAGATAAGGCTTTACAAATGTCGGATAGCACAACATCCAACTATTGTTATGCCTACAAGGATTTTCCGGCGAAAAAAGGTATAGTTACATTTAACGTAAGCTTTAAATATGCTAATACCGGGAGATGGGATAGAATCAGATTTTACAATGGAACCAACATAGGAATAGACATTATAAATTTTGAAGAAGGGCTTGGCTGGCTTACGGGAACTTCTACAAGAAATGTAATACAAATGATTTCTGCAAACGCGTGGTACAATTTAAAAATTGTTGCCGATACCTCTACTCAGAAATTTGACGCATACATTAATGATATTCTCATAAAATCAGGTTGCCCGTTTACAGGTTCCGCTGCTCAGTTTGACAGAATTGCGTTGGACACCGGAAACAGTTTTACAAATACTGCTGTATATGACGATATAATAATTAATTAA
- a CDS encoding Lrp/AsnC family transcriptional regulator — protein MQFTFDELDKQILEIIQADPVISNKDLAEKVGLSPSACLSRTKRLKEIGVIKKFAAVMDEKKLGYEVIAFTFVTLSPHTRDITNAFLSKINETPQILECYNITGSWDYLIKIAAHNLADCRDFLIDTLLSFPGVNKIETSMVLSTDKQSFSLPVDSADQKQS, from the coding sequence ATGCAATTTACTTTTGACGAATTAGATAAACAAATACTTGAAATAATACAGGCAGACCCCGTAATTTCAAACAAAGACCTTGCCGAAAAGGTTGGGCTCTCTCCTTCTGCATGTCTCAGCCGTACAAAGAGACTAAAGGAAATAGGTGTTATAAAAAAGTTTGCAGCAGTTATGGATGAAAAAAAGCTGGGATATGAAGTAATAGCATTTACTTTTGTAACCCTTTCACCTCATACCAGGGATATAACTAATGCTTTCCTGTCTAAAATCAATGAAACGCCTCAGATACTTGAGTGCTATAATATTACAGGCAGCTGGGATTACCTTATTAAGATTGCTGCCCACAACCTAGCAGATTGCCGGGACTTTCTTATCGATACTCTTCTTTCATTTCCGGGCGTAAACAAAATTGAAACCAGTATGGTTCTAAGCACTGACAAGCAGAGTTTCAGCCTGCCGGTGGATTCGGCTGACCAAAAACAGAGCTAG
- a CDS encoding endospore germination permease, giving the protein MIKEGKFGTAEAIYLITLVIASKTFYTSIRVMIKNTGTAAWYMTLVSCIITIIFFLMISLVMKRFPGKNLVEIFELVTGRFFGKILTLIFSAYFVYYAGSSLREFLEMIKAYNLPYTPPSLIIVAFMAVVVILAYIGLEGIARLAAVSFYPIFVGIIIILFLAYPYYNVRAIFPIGGYGIAETIKSGFFRSSAYDEVIILAFIINSIDGVKTFKKVGIYSIVISGIAFSLSSLCDIMAFDYTMASENVSDLFQLARVIYFSRFFQRIESIFLFIWIIASLITVGLAFYIAISIFCKAFKISNHRPLILQFAFLTFMVTLLPEGLIELAKTNIVFMREYSMALIYGIPILVLLISVIFGKKGDRQCAKSVK; this is encoded by the coding sequence ATGATTAAAGAAGGAAAATTCGGGACAGCAGAAGCAATCTACCTGATTACTCTTGTTATAGCATCAAAAACCTTTTATACTAGTATACGTGTTATGATAAAAAACACAGGAACAGCTGCATGGTATATGACCCTTGTATCATGTATTATAACCATAATATTCTTCCTCATGATCTCCTTGGTTATGAAAAGATTTCCGGGCAAAAACTTGGTTGAAATATTTGAACTTGTTACGGGTAGATTTTTTGGAAAGATATTAACGCTTATATTTTCGGCATATTTTGTGTACTACGCAGGATCCAGTCTCAGGGAATTTCTCGAAATGATAAAGGCATATAATCTTCCCTATACACCACCCAGCTTAATAATTGTTGCCTTTATGGCAGTAGTGGTAATTTTGGCGTATATTGGACTAGAGGGTATAGCCAGGTTGGCAGCAGTTAGTTTTTATCCCATATTTGTAGGAATAATCATAATTCTCTTTCTTGCGTATCCTTATTATAATGTAAGAGCTATATTCCCAATCGGTGGCTATGGTATTGCAGAAACAATAAAATCAGGTTTTTTCAGAAGCTCAGCATATGACGAAGTAATTATATTGGCATTTATAATAAACTCAATAGACGGTGTTAAGACATTTAAGAAAGTAGGAATATATAGCATTGTTATCTCGGGAATTGCTTTCTCTCTTTCATCATTATGCGATATTATGGCTTTCGACTACACAATGGCAAGCGAAAATGTGTCAGATCTTTTCCAGTTGGCCAGAGTCATATATTTTAGCAGGTTCTTCCAAAGAATTGAATCAATATTTCTTTTTATTTGGATTATTGCATCCCTAATAACTGTTGGACTGGCATTCTATATTGCTATTAGTATTTTTTGCAAAGCATTTAAGATTAGTAATCATAGACCTTTGATATTGCAATTTGCTTTCTTAACATTTATGGTGACCCTTTTGCCTGAGGGCCTTATAGAGCTTGCAAAAACAAATATCGTTTTTATGCGTGAATACAGTATGGCATTAATATATGGAATACCGATACTAGTCTTATTAATCTCAGTAATATTCGGCAAAAAGGGGGATAGACAATGCGCAAAGTCAGTAAAATAA
- a CDS encoding Ger(x)C family spore germination protein — protein sequence MRKVSKIIILAMIFVYILTGCTTDSKNIDDQVYAIMIGIDKGVDNKIRLTVQFPTYKGGGGGSASGAGGGGGGGGKSEEKESGQVDGTIVTTVESSTVLEGINLLSTSTSRHISLVHCKGIIFSEQLAYEGINLYLSDFARFRETRRIATVGICRGKAEDYIMENKTLIGENISKSIELAFSQSENSGLFPMAFFTNVYRSTISPYSQPYALYVGLNNFKNLKKETEEEPPLKTDEQFYPGEVPKKGNLKQEMIGTAVFNGDKLTGTLNADETRYFMMIINEFKHGILTVEDKKNPGMAIPFDLRPGRKPDIKVRFDKSKPVIDLNLNIEADIVGIQSGMHYESIDKMNELNGLLKGSIEDGVSKTVEKVQKQMGTDIFGFGYYAASKFLTINDFEKYNWLSHFIDAKINVSVYTNIRRTGLMAESMPVRYSDKTAK from the coding sequence ATGCGCAAAGTCAGTAAAATAATCATTCTGGCAATGATATTTGTATATATTTTAACAGGTTGTACAACAGACAGTAAAAATATTGACGATCAGGTATATGCAATAATGATTGGAATTGACAAGGGAGTAGATAATAAAATAAGGCTGACTGTTCAGTTTCCCACATATAAAGGAGGGGGAGGCGGTAGTGCTTCAGGCGCCGGCGGCGGAGGAGGCGGGGGCGGAAAAAGTGAAGAAAAGGAATCAGGTCAGGTTGACGGAACGATTGTCACTACGGTAGAATCCTCAACTGTGCTGGAAGGTATCAATTTACTTAGTACTTCAACTTCCAGACATATATCCCTTGTCCATTGCAAGGGTATTATTTTCTCAGAGCAATTAGCATATGAGGGAATAAACTTATATTTGTCCGATTTTGCGAGATTCAGAGAAACCAGACGTATTGCAACGGTAGGTATTTGCAGGGGAAAAGCAGAAGACTATATCATGGAAAATAAAACACTGATAGGTGAAAATATTTCAAAATCAATAGAGCTTGCATTTTCTCAGTCGGAAAATTCAGGACTGTTCCCTATGGCTTTTTTTACAAATGTTTACAGGAGTACTATATCGCCTTACTCACAGCCATACGCACTATATGTAGGGTTGAATAATTTTAAGAACCTCAAAAAAGAAACTGAGGAAGAGCCTCCACTGAAAACCGACGAGCAGTTTTATCCCGGTGAGGTTCCAAAGAAAGGTAACCTAAAACAGGAAATGATAGGAACGGCTGTATTTAACGGTGACAAGCTAACCGGTACCCTAAATGCAGATGAAACCCGTTATTTTATGATGATAATAAACGAGTTCAAACATGGAATTTTGACTGTTGAGGACAAAAAGAATCCCGGAATGGCTATACCCTTTGATTTACGCCCGGGAAGAAAACCCGATATCAAGGTAAGGTTTGACAAAAGCAAACCCGTAATTGACTTAAATCTTAATATTGAAGCTGACATAGTTGGTATACAAAGCGGTATGCACTATGAAAGCATAGATAAAATGAATGAATTAAACGGATTATTAAAGGGTTCTATAGAAGACGGGGTAAGCAAAACTGTAGAAAAAGTTCAGAAGCAAATGGGAACCGATATTTTCGGCTTTGGTTATTACGCTGCAAGTAAATTTTTAACAATAAACGATTTTGAAAAATATAACTGGTTATCACATTTTATAGATGCCAAGATAAATGTAAGTGTTTATACTAATATAAGAAGAACCGGGCTTATGGCTGAAAGTATGCCGGTAAGATACAGTGATAAAACTGCAAAATAG
- a CDS encoding NFACT RNA binding domain-containing protein, with amino-acid sequence MPFDGIVTKCIVSELNDLLSGGRIDKVFQPENDEIVLLVRSKGQNYRLVASANASNPRLHLTTLQKENPATPPVFCMLMRKHVAGGRLLDISFHDYERVITLNIESVNELGDLTVKKLVVEIMGKYSNIILLNSENKIIDSVKHVDSDISSVREVMPARTYILPPAQNKVLPENMEVDKIFNEENIEGSKHPEGLILNAIKGFSPYTCRDICSAARVLPKTPLNELNDSDKEKIKVALANYIDKIKSNNFSPCIVYEDKSLLRPIDFYCFEPSKEVFYKSYDLLSTALDQYYMLRDTNERLGQKMGDVLKVVKNGIERCQKKASMFNEKLREVADRDKLQLYGELITANIYCIPEGAKSAKVLNYYSENEEYVDIPLNEYKSAQDNAQKYFKQYSKAKSTHLNVTKQLEETLSELEYLQSVLAMLENCSSRQEIDEIRQELIDQGYIRQSLKNARKKQDKPSSPLEFVSSDGFQILVGKNNKQNDLLTLKTAASNDLWLHTKNIPGSHVIIRTERNTVPDSTLLEAATLAAYHSSAKLSYNVPVDYTTVRNVKKPSGAKPGMVIYENFKTINVTPEEEMVIKITNNKNILCK; translated from the coding sequence ATGCCATTTGATGGAATAGTAACAAAATGTATAGTCAGTGAACTAAATGATTTACTTTCAGGAGGTAGAATAGACAAGGTATTCCAGCCGGAGAACGATGAGATAGTTTTGTTGGTACGTTCAAAAGGTCAGAATTACAGACTTGTTGCAAGTGCAAATGCAAGTAATCCAAGACTTCATTTGACAACCTTACAAAAGGAAAATCCTGCTACTCCCCCTGTTTTTTGTATGCTTATGAGAAAACATGTTGCAGGCGGAAGGCTTTTGGATATAAGCTTCCATGATTATGAACGTGTCATTACATTAAATATAGAGTCTGTCAACGAGCTTGGAGACCTAACAGTAAAAAAGCTTGTTGTAGAAATCATGGGCAAGTACAGTAATATTATCCTACTTAATAGCGAAAATAAAATTATAGATTCCGTTAAGCATGTTGACAGCGATATAAGCAGCGTCAGAGAAGTCATGCCTGCCAGAACTTACATCCTGCCTCCTGCTCAGAATAAGGTGCTTCCTGAGAATATGGAAGTTGATAAAATTTTCAATGAAGAAAACATTGAAGGATCAAAGCATCCGGAAGGTTTGATTTTAAATGCTATTAAGGGATTTAGTCCTTATACCTGCCGCGACATATGTTCTGCTGCAAGGGTTCTACCAAAAACTCCTTTAAATGAGTTAAATGACTCTGATAAAGAAAAAATTAAGGTTGCCCTTGCAAATTATATTGACAAAATTAAAAGCAATAATTTCTCGCCCTGTATTGTTTATGAAGATAAAAGCTTGTTGAGGCCAATTGACTTTTATTGTTTTGAGCCTTCAAAGGAGGTTTTCTATAAAAGCTACGACCTTTTGTCCACAGCTTTGGACCAATACTACATGCTGCGTGATACCAACGAGCGTCTTGGCCAGAAAATGGGTGATGTTTTAAAGGTTGTCAAAAACGGTATTGAACGATGCCAGAAAAAGGCCTCAATGTTTAATGAAAAGCTTAGGGAAGTAGCAGACAGAGATAAACTTCAACTGTACGGAGAGTTGATTACTGCAAATATTTACTGTATCCCTGAAGGTGCAAAATCTGCAAAAGTACTGAATTATTATAGTGAAAATGAAGAATATGTTGATATTCCTCTAAACGAGTATAAATCTGCTCAGGATAACGCTCAAAAATATTTCAAGCAATATTCAAAGGCAAAAAGTACTCATTTAAATGTAACCAAACAGCTTGAGGAAACCTTGTCAGAGCTTGAGTACCTTCAAAGTGTCCTAGCTATGCTTGAAAATTGCAGTTCAAGACAGGAAATCGATGAAATTAGACAGGAGTTAATCGACCAGGGATACATTAGACAGTCATTGAAGAATGCCAGAAAAAAGCAGGACAAGCCGTCTTCCCCTCTGGAATTTGTATCAAGCGACGGATTTCAGATTTTAGTGGGCAAAAACAATAAGCAGAATGACTTGCTTACTCTAAAGACAGCAGCTTCCAATGATTTATGGCTTCATACAAAAAACATACCCGGTTCACACGTTATTATCAGGACTGAACGTAACACTGTTCCCGATTCTACATTGTTAGAAGCCGCAACCCTTGCAGCATATCACAGCAGTGCAAAATTGTCTTACAATGTTCCTGTAGACTATACCACTGTTAGAAATGTTAAAAAGCCTTCCGGCGCCAAGCCGGGTATGGTAATATATGAGAATTTTAAAACTATTAATGTTACACCTGAAGAAGAAATGGTAATTAAAATAACTAATAATAAAAATATTCTTTGTAAGTAG
- a CDS encoding YczI family protein, with protein MIYILMFLMLLSGYYTFTFGINQIKRRNRLGGFSTIVVAILGTIVPMVILYMKNK; from the coding sequence ATGATATATATACTGATGTTTTTAATGCTTTTAAGCGGATATTATACATTTACTTTCGGAATTAACCAGATAAAACGGAGAAACAGGCTGGGAGGCTTCAGTACAATCGTAGTTGCCATACTTGGTACAATAGTCCCGATGGTCATTTTGTATATGAAGAATAAATAA
- a CDS encoding DUF362 domain-containing protein — translation MRKERRWKNSSVAITRNVNESTAIKEAVELLQVLPAIGKEDVVVITPNWVNNKKSPDSGVVVGPESLRQIISMIKQMQPKRIVVATGTADGETADVMNNVGFGEVIRNEGVEFIDLNHGPFIRINLNHSVVPSTNINKLLEEVTVLISFTQLKQHEEATISAAIKNIALGWPPADEHGHPKKNCGIHKELHGFISAMAEQIPIDLSIVSASPAMIGTGPTKGIARHTGLVVAGCDPVATDTVAARLMGFKPQAIRYLFECSNKKIGESDIEKITIEGIPLVQAENIFSQVAYGDGLSVDKG, via the coding sequence ATGAGAAAAGAAAGACGATGGAAAAACTCATCAGTAGCTATTACACGGAATGTTAATGAGTCAACTGCTATAAAAGAAGCTGTTGAACTCCTCCAGGTTCTACCTGCAATCGGTAAAGAGGATGTTGTTGTTATTACTCCTAACTGGGTAAATAATAAAAAAAGTCCTGATTCAGGGGTAGTTGTAGGTCCGGAAAGTTTAAGGCAGATTATATCAATGATAAAGCAGATGCAACCCAAAAGAATTGTAGTTGCAACCGGTACGGCAGATGGTGAGACAGCTGATGTAATGAATAATGTCGGATTTGGAGAAGTAATAAGAAATGAAGGGGTAGAATTTATTGACCTTAATCATGGACCATTTATACGGATAAACCTCAACCATTCAGTTGTGCCGTCCACTAATATAAACAAGCTTTTGGAAGAGGTTACTGTACTTATCTCTTTTACACAGTTAAAACAACATGAAGAGGCAACAATATCGGCTGCAATTAAAAACATAGCGTTGGGTTGGCCTCCGGCAGACGAGCATGGTCATCCAAAGAAAAACTGTGGAATCCATAAGGAGCTTCATGGGTTCATATCAGCAATGGCTGAGCAAATACCTATTGATTTGTCAATAGTAAGTGCAAGCCCGGCAATGATTGGAACAGGTCCTACAAAAGGTATTGCCAGACATACAGGACTGGTGGTTGCAGGGTGCGATCCGGTAGCAACAGATACTGTGGCAGCACGGCTTATGGGGTTTAAGCCTCAGGCAATACGATATTTATTCGAATGCAGTAATAAAAAAATTGGTGAAAGTGATATTGAGAAAATCACTATTGAGGGAATACCGTTGGTACAGGCAGAAAACATATTCAGTCAGGTCGCATACGGAGATGGTCTTTCGGTAGACAAAGGATAA